One Candidatus Paceibacterota bacterium genomic region harbors:
- a CDS encoding FdtA/QdtA family cupin domain-containing protein — MIEIKVKNSGIVFLQHFDDRNDGVLTIGESERSVPFKIQRIYYINNLKKRTAVRGKHAHKKQNQIIFCVNGSFVLNLDDGSKKQSITMNNPYMGIKLDAMLWHEMTDFSPDCVILVLADDYYDANDYIRNYEDFLSLVK, encoded by the coding sequence ATGATAGAAATTAAAGTAAAAAATTCCGGTATCGTTTTCCTCCAACACTTTGATGATCGAAATGACGGCGTTTTAACCATTGGCGAATCAGAACGTAGTGTGCCATTCAAGATACAACGGATTTATTATATTAATAATCTAAAAAAGAGAACTGCGGTAAGAGGTAAGCATGCGCATAAAAAACAAAATCAAATAATTTTTTGTGTTAATGGGTCTTTTGTTTTGAATCTTGATGACGGAAGCAAAAAACAAAGCATCACCATGAACAACCCGTACATGGGAATTAAGCTCGATGCCATGCTTTGGCACGAAATGACCGATTTCTCACCGGACTGCGTTATTCTGGTGCTTGCTGATGATTATTACGACGCAAACGATTATATTAGAAACTACGAAGACTTTCTTTCTCTGGTAAAATAA